A stretch of Lysinibacillus agricola DNA encodes these proteins:
- the hutU gene encoding urocanate hydratase, whose product MVVKTNIRAPRGNELSCKGWTQEAAMRMLMNNLDPEVAENPDELIVYGGIGKAARNWESYEQIIASLKELENDETLLIQSGKPVAVFRTHEHAPRVLIANSNLVPAWANWEHFYELEDRDLMMYGQMTAGSWIYIGAQGILQGTYLSFVEAGKKVFGTADLRGKFILTGGMGGMSGAQPLAGKMAGAVILVVEVDRARIERKIKEGYCDYLVETVDEAIELVNKLRDQKEPASIGLVGNCADVNRELLNRGITPDFVTDQTSAHDPINGYVPNGMTFEEALELRKSDVKTYERRAKETMAEHVRTMLDFQQAGAEVFDYGNNIRAYAKEMGVTNAFDFPGFVPAYIRPLFCEGKGPFRWAALSGNPEDIYKTDALAKEMFAEDEGLVNWIDMAQEMVKWQGLPARICWLGYGDRHRFALKVNEMVANGELSAPIVFGRDHLDSGSVASPNRETEGMLDGSDAVSDWPILNALVNTASGASWVSVHHGGGVGMGYSQHAGQVLVADGSEQAAEKIARVLISDPGMGVVRHADAGYEIAINTAKNKGVHIPMLKDDAK is encoded by the coding sequence ATGGTAGTCAAAACAAATATTCGTGCACCACGTGGGAATGAATTATCTTGTAAAGGTTGGACGCAAGAAGCTGCAATGCGTATGTTAATGAACAATCTAGATCCTGAAGTAGCAGAAAATCCAGATGAGCTAATCGTCTATGGTGGAATCGGTAAAGCGGCGCGTAATTGGGAGAGCTATGAGCAAATTATTGCGTCGTTAAAAGAATTAGAGAATGATGAAACACTTCTGATTCAATCGGGGAAACCAGTAGCTGTATTCCGTACGCATGAACATGCACCACGTGTATTAATTGCGAATTCTAATTTAGTGCCAGCATGGGCAAATTGGGAGCATTTTTATGAGTTAGAGGACCGCGATTTAATGATGTACGGTCAAATGACGGCTGGTAGCTGGATTTATATTGGCGCACAAGGCATTTTACAAGGAACATATTTATCATTCGTAGAGGCAGGCAAAAAAGTATTTGGCACGGCAGATTTACGTGGCAAATTCATCCTTACAGGTGGTATGGGTGGCATGAGTGGTGCACAGCCTTTAGCTGGGAAAATGGCTGGCGCTGTCATTTTAGTAGTCGAAGTGGATCGTGCTCGAATTGAACGTAAAATTAAAGAGGGCTACTGTGATTATCTTGTGGAGACAGTAGATGAAGCGATTGAATTAGTCAATAAACTACGTGACCAAAAAGAGCCTGCGTCGATTGGTCTTGTTGGCAACTGTGCAGACGTTAATCGTGAGCTGTTGAACCGAGGAATTACCCCTGATTTTGTAACTGACCAAACATCTGCCCATGATCCGATAAATGGCTATGTTCCAAATGGCATGACGTTTGAGGAAGCACTTGAACTGCGTAAAAGTGATGTAAAGACGTATGAGCGAAGAGCAAAAGAGACGATGGCTGAGCATGTTCGTACAATGCTTGACTTCCAACAAGCAGGTGCAGAAGTATTTGATTACGGTAATAATATTCGTGCTTATGCCAAAGAGATGGGTGTAACAAATGCCTTTGATTTCCCAGGTTTTGTTCCAGCGTATATTCGTCCGTTATTCTGTGAGGGTAAGGGTCCATTCCGTTGGGCTGCACTGTCAGGTAATCCTGAGGATATTTATAAAACAGATGCACTTGCAAAAGAAATGTTTGCTGAAGATGAAGGTCTAGTAAATTGGATTGATATGGCGCAAGAAATGGTGAAATGGCAGGGGTTACCGGCACGAATTTGCTGGTTAGGCTATGGCGATCGTCATCGTTTTGCATTGAAGGTTAATGAAATGGTTGCCAATGGTGAGCTATCAGCACCGATTGTCTTTGGTCGAGATCATCTAGACTCAGGCTCTGTTGCATCGCCAAATCGTGAAACAGAGGGTATGCTTGATGGCTCTGACGCAGTATCAGATTGGCCAATTCTAAATGCACTTGTTAATACAGCAAGTGGTGCTAGTTGGGTAAGTGTGCATCACGGTGGTGGTGTAGGTATGGGTTATTCTCAACATGCTGGTCAAGTGCTAGTAGCGGATGGTTCTGAGCAAGCTGCAGAGAAGATTGCACGAGTGTTAATTTCCGATCCAGGAATGGGTGTTGTGCGTCACGCAGATGCTGGCTATGAAATTGCCATTAATACAGCAAAGAACAAAGGTGTGCATATACCGATGCTAAAGGATGATGCTAAGTGA
- the hutI gene encoding imidazolonepropionase, which produces MTILIKNANEVITLKSAVEGPRTKEQMRDIAIVENCSVLMEGNSIIAVGPIAQLEADFPDLVKVAEVIDASGKIVMPGLVDCHTHLVHGGTREQEFNMRLNGATYMEIMNAGGGIHATTKRTRETSFDDLYKKTMNHLDVFLKHGVTTVEAKSGYGLDWETEKKQLEVAGKLQATHDIDVVSTFMGAHAVPRDYKGREDEFVDIVIHDMLPKVAELNLAEFNDVFCEKGVFTPEQSQRILEAGKALGLTPKIHADEIEPYKGAELAAEVGAISAEHLLVASDEGIQKMAEAGTIAVLLPGTAFFLRAPFARGRLMIDEGVPVAISTDFNPGSSPTMSLPFIMNLACMHMGMTLEEVLTATTINAAYALNRGHQIGSLEAGKQADVIILDVANYKQLQYFYGMNHTNTVIKNGRVVVQDGILLTNQLVN; this is translated from the coding sequence GTGACGATTTTAATCAAAAATGCCAATGAAGTGATAACGTTAAAAAGTGCCGTAGAAGGTCCTCGTACAAAAGAACAGATGCGTGACATTGCAATAGTGGAAAATTGTAGTGTGTTAATGGAGGGAAATAGCATTATTGCAGTTGGGCCAATTGCACAACTAGAAGCGGATTTCCCTGATCTTGTAAAGGTGGCTGAAGTTATTGACGCCTCAGGTAAGATTGTTATGCCGGGTCTCGTCGATTGTCATACGCATTTAGTTCATGGAGGTACACGTGAGCAGGAGTTTAATATGCGACTCAATGGTGCCACATACATGGAAATTATGAATGCGGGTGGCGGGATTCATGCCACAACAAAGCGTACACGAGAAACTAGCTTTGATGATTTATATAAAAAAACGATGAATCATTTAGATGTGTTTTTAAAGCATGGTGTCACAACGGTTGAGGCAAAATCAGGCTATGGCTTGGATTGGGAAACCGAAAAGAAACAGCTTGAGGTAGCTGGGAAATTGCAAGCCACACACGATATTGATGTCGTTAGTACCTTTATGGGGGCGCATGCTGTGCCACGTGACTATAAAGGACGTGAGGATGAATTTGTGGATATAGTCATTCACGACATGCTACCGAAAGTGGCAGAGCTAAACCTTGCAGAATTCAATGATGTATTTTGTGAAAAAGGTGTATTTACGCCAGAGCAATCACAACGCATTTTAGAAGCTGGAAAAGCGTTGGGGTTAACACCGAAAATTCATGCAGATGAAATTGAGCCTTATAAGGGAGCGGAGCTAGCTGCGGAAGTAGGGGCGATTTCGGCGGAGCATTTACTAGTAGCTTCTGATGAGGGTATACAAAAAATGGCTGAAGCTGGCACGATTGCCGTGTTGCTACCTGGCACAGCGTTCTTCTTACGTGCACCATTTGCAAGAGGACGCCTAATGATTGATGAAGGGGTACCTGTAGCTATATCAACTGACTTTAACCCCGGCTCATCCCCAACGATGAGTCTGCCCTTTATTATGAATTTAGCTTGTATGCATATGGGTATGACACTAGAGGAAGTGTTAACGGCGACAACTATTAATGCAGCGTATGCACTTAACCGTGGACATCAAATTGGCTCTCTTGAAGCGGGCAAACAAGCTGACGTCATTATATTGGATGTTGCCAATTACAAGCAGTTGCAATATTTCTACGGCATGAATCATACAAATACTGTAATTAAAAATGGTCGAGTTGTCGTACAGGATGGTATTCTTTTGACAAATCAATTAGTAAATTAA
- a CDS encoding NUDIX domain-containing protein, whose translation MTKFRSQEEVLANYDSSKYLTPDGYTSDIAIFTITSEKVEEKAPPMMTLKIMLIKRADQDNEGNPNIEGGKWALPGGFVDATKRETAYMAAKRELKEETNVDGLHVKHFGVYDDIDRDPRGWMISNAFYAIVPEVHIDQRQANDDAAEVELYDISEVFKLELAFDHRKIISDALEFIKKDMVQTTVAKNFLPEEFTLSELQRVLLTVGNDPRVSNDSVFFTKAPKLPFIEKVLDGEGKPKKTKRNSFRPSQLYTYNDFEIVESIYH comes from the coding sequence ATGACAAAATTTCGTTCACAAGAAGAAGTTCTTGCGAATTATGATTCTTCTAAATATCTAACACCTGATGGCTATACGTCAGATATCGCAATTTTTACAATAACATCTGAAAAAGTAGAGGAAAAAGCACCACCAATGATGACGCTTAAAATCATGTTGATTAAACGTGCTGATCAAGATAATGAAGGAAATCCAAATATCGAAGGTGGAAAATGGGCGCTTCCTGGCGGATTTGTAGATGCGACAAAAAGGGAAACCGCCTATATGGCTGCTAAAAGAGAATTGAAGGAGGAAACGAATGTAGATGGTCTACACGTTAAACACTTTGGTGTCTACGATGACATAGATCGTGATCCTCGGGGTTGGATGATTTCAAATGCTTTTTATGCCATTGTTCCGGAAGTGCACATCGACCAGCGTCAAGCTAATGATGATGCGGCAGAAGTAGAGCTATACGATATAAGCGAAGTGTTCAAACTCGAATTAGCCTTTGATCATCGAAAAATCATTTCTGACGCTTTGGAATTTATTAAGAAAGATATGGTACAAACAACAGTTGCTAAAAACTTTTTACCAGAAGAATTTACGTTATCAGAATTGCAAAGGGTTTTATTAACAGTGGGAAATGATCCACGTGTTTCAAATGATTCTGTGTTCTTTACAAAAGCACCTAAGTTGCCTTTTATTGAAAAAGTATTAGACGGAGAAGGAAAACCAAAGAAAACAAAAAGAAATTCATTTAGACCGTCGCAATTATATACTTATAATGACTTTGAAATCGTAGAGTCAATTTATCATTAG
- a CDS encoding cysteine hydrolase family protein has product MQKRALINIDYTEDFVAPDGALTCGKPGQVLEMANTQLTKEFILNVDFVVFAIDVHEKEDSYHPETKLFPPHNIRDTKGRELYGSLKELYEENKDLDHVYYLDKTRYSAFAGTDLEIKLRERGITELHLIGVCTDICVLHTAVDAYNKGFNIVIHKNAMASFNQAGHEWALGHFEHSLGATII; this is encoded by the coding sequence ATGCAAAAACGTGCATTGATTAATATTGATTATACAGAGGATTTTGTAGCGCCAGATGGAGCTTTAACTTGTGGAAAACCAGGGCAAGTATTGGAAATGGCAAATACACAATTAACAAAGGAATTTATCTTAAACGTCGATTTTGTAGTTTTTGCCATTGATGTTCATGAAAAAGAAGATAGCTATCACCCAGAAACAAAGCTTTTTCCTCCGCATAATATTCGAGATACAAAGGGGAGGGAACTATATGGTTCCTTAAAAGAATTATATGAAGAAAATAAAGATCTAGATCATGTCTACTACTTGGATAAAACAAGATATTCTGCTTTTGCAGGCACGGACTTAGAGATTAAATTGCGTGAAAGAGGAATTACTGAATTGCATTTAATAGGTGTATGCACGGATATCTGTGTTCTTCATACAGCAGTAGATGCCTATAATAAAGGATTTAACATTGTTATTCATAAAAATGCGATGGCGTCTTTTAATCAAGCGGGGCATGAATGGGCGTTAGGACATTTCGAACATTCTCTCGGAGCTACTATTATTTAA
- a CDS encoding nicotinate phosphoribosyltransferase: protein MKYADDSLMLHTDLYQINMVETYWNDGTQNRTAVFELYFRQLPFGNGYAIFAGLKKIMEFIKNFGFSTSDIQYLREEGKYSEEFLKYLQSLKFTGTISAMEEGELVFANEPILRIEAPLAEAQLIETPILNIVNYQTLIATKASRIKQVIGKDMAMEFGTRRAHEFDAAIWGTRAAYIGGFSATSNVRAGKLFGIPVSGTHAHAMIQVYRDEYTAFTKYASTHKDCVFLVDTYDTLRSGVPNAIRVAKEFGDKINFVGIRLDSGDLAYLSKKARKMLDAAGFTEAKIIASNDLDEYTIINLKSQEAKIDTWGIGTKLITAFDQAALGGVYKLVSIEDENGKMVDTIKISGNPEKVTTPGRKRIYRIINKGNGHAEGDYIALDYENPQEEERLKMFHPVHTYISKFVTNFTAKELHQDIVVNGSILYKEPTLQEIQAYVEGNLHLLWNEYKRTMNPEEYPVDLSQACWDNKMTRIKEIKDKVTKMVNEIN from the coding sequence ATGAAATATGCAGACGATAGCTTAATGTTGCACACGGACTTATATCAAATTAATATGGTCGAAACATACTGGAACGATGGTACTCAAAATCGAACAGCAGTTTTTGAATTGTACTTTCGACAACTTCCGTTCGGTAATGGATATGCGATATTCGCAGGTTTAAAAAAGATTATGGAGTTTATTAAAAACTTTGGTTTTTCTACTAGTGATATTCAATATTTACGTGAGGAAGGAAAATATTCAGAGGAATTTCTGAAATATCTTCAAAGTCTAAAATTTACAGGCACTATTTCTGCTATGGAGGAAGGTGAATTGGTATTTGCAAATGAACCCATTTTACGAATTGAGGCTCCATTAGCGGAAGCTCAACTAATTGAAACGCCTATATTAAATATCGTTAATTACCAAACTCTAATTGCAACGAAGGCTTCACGCATTAAACAAGTGATTGGAAAGGATATGGCGATGGAATTTGGCACTCGTCGCGCCCATGAATTTGATGCGGCTATTTGGGGAACTCGTGCAGCTTATATTGGTGGTTTTTCAGCTACTAGTAATGTAAGAGCTGGAAAATTATTTGGCATCCCTGTGTCAGGTACTCACGCACATGCCATGATACAGGTATATCGCGATGAATACACTGCATTTACAAAGTATGCAAGTACACATAAAGATTGTGTTTTCTTAGTCGATACGTATGATACGTTGCGTTCGGGTGTTCCTAATGCGATCCGGGTCGCAAAGGAGTTTGGAGATAAAATCAATTTTGTAGGAATTCGTTTGGATAGTGGAGACTTAGCGTATCTTTCAAAAAAAGCAAGAAAAATGCTAGATGCAGCTGGCTTCACTGAAGCGAAAATTATAGCATCCAATGATTTAGATGAATACACGATTATAAATTTAAAGTCACAAGAAGCTAAAATTGATACATGGGGAATCGGAACCAAGCTCATTACAGCCTTCGATCAAGCCGCTCTTGGTGGGGTCTACAAATTAGTATCTATTGAAGATGAAAATGGAAAAATGGTCGATACCATTAAAATCTCTGGAAATCCCGAAAAAGTAACTACTCCAGGCCGCAAACGTATCTACCGAATTATTAACAAAGGGAATGGTCATGCTGAAGGAGATTATATTGCATTAGACTATGAAAATCCTCAAGAGGAAGAACGCTTGAAAATGTTTCACCCTGTTCATACTTATATCAGCAAATTTGTTACGAATTTTACAGCAAAAGAATTACATCAAGATATTGTAGTAAATGGCTCTATCCTTTACAAGGAACCAACGCTTCAGGAAATTCAAGCATATGTAGAGGGGAATTTACATCTACTATGGAATGAGTACAAACGAACAATGAACCCTGAAGAGTATCCTGTTGATTTAAGCCAAGCTTGTTGGGATAACAAAATGACAAGAATTAAGGAAATTAAAGATAAAGTCACGAAGATGGTGAATGAGATAAATTAA
- the nadD gene encoding nicotinate-nucleotide adenylyltransferase: MAKIGIYGSSFDPITNVHLWTASTVAHRCKLDKVIFLPCSNKRKDKDIKTENTHRWNMLQLAIAKDERFIADSYEMEQEGWNIYTYDTMKYFREQHPNDEIHFIMGADLLVDIGAGLWKKGDALVAENKFIVMARHGIDMLSTISRSPILRNHDDGRFHLIDKGLAMEISSTYIREEFAMGGEPKYLLPDVCYDYIKEHDLYQK, from the coding sequence ATGGCAAAAATAGGAATTTACGGATCATCCTTTGATCCAATTACAAATGTGCATCTTTGGACCGCAAGCACAGTCGCACATCGCTGTAAATTAGATAAAGTGATTTTTTTACCTTGCTCAAATAAACGCAAGGATAAGGATATCAAAACAGAGAATACTCATCGATGGAATATGCTACAGCTTGCTATTGCAAAGGATGAGCGTTTTATTGCAGATTCATATGAAATGGAGCAAGAGGGTTGGAATATTTACACGTATGACACGATGAAATATTTTAGAGAACAGCACCCGAATGATGAAATTCATTTTATTATGGGTGCCGATTTATTAGTTGATATTGGGGCAGGGTTGTGGAAAAAAGGAGATGCATTAGTAGCTGAAAATAAATTTATTGTGATGGCAAGGCATGGAATTGATATGTTATCAACGATTAGTCGTTCTCCAATTTTAAGGAATCATGATGATGGAAGATTTCATTTGATCGACAAAGGCTTAGCAATGGAAATTAGTTCTACCTATATCCGAGAAGAATTCGCAATGGGCGGCGAACCAAAATATTTACTGCCTGACGTTTGTTATGACTACATTAAAGAGCATGACCTTTATCAAAAATAA
- a CDS encoding SLC13 family permease, which yields MNVQLTLTFLILGATIFAFVTNKVRADLVAIVSLLAFVITDILTPTEALAGFSNSVVLMIAGLFVVGAGILRTGLAGMAGRLLLKWSGDSELKLFILLLIIVGAVGAFMSNTGTVALMMPIVVSIAISMKESPSKFLLPLSYVASLSGLMTLIASPTNLIVSQLLVDRGYNKLGFFEVTPIGIVGMVVGITYLVLVRNILLPNEKNRTQTKAGYKLSPKKIIKQYDLNNRLFKVFVPEDSTIIDATLAELKLPAKYTLCMMKIHRRSQEGINLLPMTYQEMAGPTSVIHAKDELYVQGEEENIRRFVSDYSLEMQELAEGEADELVSKHLGIAEVLLTPNSSFINETVSTLGFREKYNLNIIGINRRGGYKLQDMVTHKLKFGDAILVQGAWDEILLLARETQDVVVVGQPKEHASVAAATGKAGVAGVIMLLMIVLMAFEIFPAVISVMIGAVLMILTGCLRNMEDAYSNMNFESIVLVAAMLPMATALEKTGGMVILSNGIINALGDYGPYGVLIGVYILTAVFGQFISNTATAVLFAPIAMSAAIAMEASPTTFMISVAVAASMAFVTPIASPTNALVMTAGGYKFMDFVKIGIPLQIIMFIVMMLAIPFFFPF from the coding sequence TTGAATGTGCAGCTTACATTAACATTTCTTATTTTAGGAGCGACAATTTTTGCATTTGTGACTAATAAAGTACGAGCCGATCTCGTTGCGATTGTGTCACTTCTTGCTTTTGTCATTACAGATATTTTAACGCCAACAGAGGCGCTCGCTGGTTTTTCGAACTCTGTAGTTTTAATGATTGCGGGGTTATTTGTTGTGGGCGCAGGAATTTTGCGCACCGGACTTGCAGGGATGGCAGGGCGATTATTATTGAAATGGTCAGGTGATAGTGAGCTGAAATTATTTATACTATTGCTCATTATTGTAGGGGCTGTAGGTGCCTTTATGAGTAATACAGGTACAGTAGCTTTAATGATGCCTATCGTTGTTAGTATTGCCATCAGTATGAAGGAAAGTCCATCAAAATTCTTGCTACCACTTTCTTATGTTGCGAGTCTTTCAGGGCTTATGACATTAATAGCTTCACCAACAAATTTAATTGTGAGCCAGTTGTTGGTCGATCGTGGCTATAATAAGCTAGGATTTTTCGAAGTGACACCCATTGGAATTGTAGGAATGGTTGTTGGTATTACTTATTTAGTACTCGTGCGCAATATTCTTTTGCCAAATGAAAAAAATCGTACACAAACAAAAGCTGGCTATAAACTATCTCCAAAGAAAATTATAAAGCAATATGATTTAAACAATCGTTTGTTTAAAGTGTTTGTGCCAGAAGATTCAACTATTATAGACGCAACATTGGCAGAATTAAAGCTTCCGGCCAAATATACGCTATGTATGATGAAAATTCACCGACGATCACAAGAGGGTATTAATTTATTACCGATGACATATCAGGAAATGGCGGGTCCAACAAGTGTGATACACGCCAAAGATGAATTGTATGTCCAAGGTGAGGAAGAGAATATTCGTCGCTTTGTTTCGGATTATAGTCTAGAGATGCAGGAACTAGCTGAAGGAGAGGCGGATGAATTGGTATCGAAGCATCTTGGTATTGCCGAGGTATTATTAACGCCAAATTCTAGCTTTATTAATGAGACTGTCAGCACCCTAGGCTTCCGAGAAAAATATAATCTTAATATTATCGGCATTAATCGTAGAGGTGGCTATAAACTTCAAGATATGGTGACGCATAAATTGAAATTCGGGGATGCCATTTTAGTGCAGGGAGCATGGGATGAAATTCTATTGCTTGCAAGGGAAACGCAGGATGTTGTTGTTGTGGGTCAGCCGAAGGAGCATGCGAGTGTTGCGGCAGCAACGGGTAAAGCAGGTGTTGCTGGTGTCATTATGCTTTTAATGATTGTGTTAATGGCTTTTGAAATTTTCCCTGCTGTCATTTCCGTTATGATTGGTGCCGTACTGATGATATTAACGGGCTGTTTGCGTAATATGGAAGATGCATACAGCAATATGAATTTTGAAAGTATTGTGCTTGTAGCTGCAATGCTTCCAATGGCAACTGCTTTGGAGAAAACAGGCGGTATGGTCATTTTATCAAATGGTATCATTAACGCACTAGGAGATTATGGACCATATGGGGTACTGATTGGTGTATATATTTTAACAGCTGTTTTTGGACAATTTATTAGTAATACGGCCACTGCTGTATTGTTTGCGCCGATCGCTATGAGTGCTGCGATTGCAATGGAAGCAAGTCCAACGACATTTATGATTTCTGTTGCTGTAGCAGCAAGTATGGCGTTTGTCACACCGATAGCTTCCCCAACAAATGCACTTGTGATGACAGCTGGTGGTTATAAATTTATGGACTTTGTGAAGATCGGAATTCCACTACAGATTATTATGTTCATCGTTATGATGCTAGCAATTCCATTTTTCTTCCCATTTTAA
- a CDS encoding DUF2691 family protein, whose protein sequence is MRGISFEIPNAYGKYLLEILDGINLKGLTWKIGGGESYFIENNTLGDPLFPNISVLNEEGLYKEISREDYYLIFVDLKGFPKKSDVREIATYQEFIESECTFVLLLVDSSYVTIYSKDQVTVKHLFSKAVTAGYTNIEYITDENDTRTTLIAF, encoded by the coding sequence GTGAGAGGTATATCTTTTGAAATTCCAAACGCTTACGGGAAATATTTGTTAGAGATATTAGATGGCATCAATTTAAAAGGATTAACTTGGAAAATCGGTGGTGGAGAATCATATTTTATTGAAAATAATACATTAGGGGACCCCCTATTTCCAAATATCAGCGTGTTAAATGAGGAAGGACTATATAAGGAAATTTCAAGAGAAGATTATTATCTTATATTTGTTGATTTAAAAGGATTTCCGAAAAAGTCAGATGTGAGAGAGATTGCAACTTATCAAGAATTTATTGAAAGTGAATGTACATTTGTACTCCTATTGGTCGATTCCTCCTATGTAACAATCTATTCCAAAGACCAAGTAACCGTTAAGCATTTATTCTCTAAGGCAGTAACTGCTGGTTACACAAATATTGAGTATATTACAGATGAAAACGATACACGAACAACGTTGATTGCTTTTTAA
- a CDS encoding TetR/AcrR family transcriptional regulator, giving the protein MPKIISEQEKEHIKNAMYIKGIELIRKKGMKRVTVDDITAAVQIAKGSFYTYYPSKEEYLYHIMKQNEQALLDRVLEIGASSGHFKDKITHALHEIYLAPDSLALYVQPSDLEYLLRKLPDPINKKEQDKSKTNFQSTMSGLGIEDAQCDYSVLANLMDGLHFIASNQNQYGEQGRTQALSILVEAIAEYLSKCKQNSTKNN; this is encoded by the coding sequence ATGCCTAAGATCATAAGTGAGCAGGAGAAGGAGCATATCAAAAATGCAATGTATATCAAAGGAATAGAGCTCATTCGTAAGAAAGGCATGAAGCGAGTTACGGTTGACGATATTACAGCAGCTGTGCAAATAGCCAAAGGTTCCTTCTATACCTATTATCCTTCAAAGGAAGAATATCTCTACCACATTATGAAGCAAAATGAGCAAGCTTTACTTGACCGAGTTCTTGAAATCGGAGCTAGCTCGGGACATTTTAAGGACAAGATTACGCATGCACTTCATGAAATTTACTTGGCGCCAGATAGTCTTGCACTCTATGTTCAGCCATCGGACCTAGAATATTTGCTGCGCAAGCTTCCAGATCCTATTAACAAAAAGGAACAGGATAAATCCAAAACTAATTTTCAAAGTACAATGAGTGGCTTGGGAATAGAGGATGCTCAATGTGATTATAGCGTACTTGCGAATTTAATGGATGGCTTACATTTTATCGCCTCAAATCAAAACCAATACGGTGAACAAGGAAGGACACAAGCATTAAGCATTCTTGTAGAAGCAATTGCGGAATATCTAAGCAAGTGCAAGCAAAATTCAACCAAAAATAACTAG
- a CDS encoding alpha/beta fold hydrolase, with protein sequence MNQSLIIFIAAIACISMAIYWFLYTKKRATACHILTPNGIDEGEYVTIGGIQQFLYHRGENRDHPVLLFLHGGPGSPMLPFAQDFQFPWEDKVTVVHWEQRNSGKTFFANDPQKVTPTTTIEQALQDTYEVVSYLQKKYNQERILLLGHSWGSILGSLFTIQYPQMVQAYIGVGQVVNMFENERIGYEKALECSRQVKNQKDISTLQALSPYPERHFSDAMVKKLMKLRKLQGKYKLAMQPSLQLVMSVLCSPFYSLKDIKYMLMSDVLEIKQRAILEFLFKSYDLNMVTSDYQVPVFYIHGEDDWQTPYSLARTYFDQLKAPMKQFYSIPNAGHATMLDQKELFNEALFDIIDQIKH encoded by the coding sequence ATGAATCAATCTTTGATTATTTTCATAGCGGCTATTGCCTGCATCAGTATGGCGATTTATTGGTTTCTCTATACAAAGAAGCGTGCAACAGCTTGTCATATCCTTACACCAAACGGAATAGATGAGGGCGAGTATGTGACGATCGGTGGAATCCAGCAGTTTTTATATCATCGTGGTGAAAATAGGGATCACCCTGTCCTCTTATTCCTGCATGGAGGTCCTGGCAGTCCGATGCTTCCTTTTGCCCAAGACTTTCAGTTTCCTTGGGAAGATAAAGTAACCGTTGTCCACTGGGAACAACGAAACAGCGGTAAAACCTTCTTTGCGAATGATCCACAGAAAGTCACGCCGACAACAACGATTGAACAAGCGTTACAGGATACATATGAAGTTGTGAGCTATTTACAAAAGAAATATAACCAAGAGCGAATCCTTCTACTTGGTCATTCATGGGGTTCTATCTTAGGTAGTCTATTCACCATACAATATCCGCAGATGGTTCAAGCCTATATTGGAGTTGGACAAGTTGTAAATATGTTTGAAAACGAACGAATTGGCTATGAGAAAGCATTGGAATGCAGCAGACAAGTAAAAAATCAGAAAGATATTAGCACCTTACAGGCTTTAAGTCCGTATCCCGAGCGCCATTTTAGTGATGCCATGGTCAAGAAGCTTATGAAACTTCGTAAGTTGCAAGGTAAGTATAAGCTTGCGATGCAACCATCACTTCAACTAGTTATGAGCGTACTATGTTCTCCCTTTTATTCGCTCAAAGATATTAAATACATGTTAATGAGCGATGTACTAGAAATAAAACAGCGTGCTATTTTGGAATTTTTGTTTAAGTCCTATGATCTGAACATGGTAACTTCAGACTATCAAGTTCCAGTATTCTATATCCATGGCGAGGATGACTGGCAAACTCCTTATTCTCTCGCTCGCACATACTTTGATCAACTCAAGGCGCCAATGAAACAATTTTACTCCATACCAAATGCTGGACATGCGACGATGCTTGATCAGAAGGAGCTATTCAACGAAGCTTTATTCGACATTATCGATCAAATCAAACATTAA